The Oryza brachyantha chromosome 7, ObraRS2, whole genome shotgun sequence genomic interval CCATTTTCCATTGTAGTTTAATAACGGTGCTTAAACCAGTGTCATTGTCCACTTATATGTTGTTGAACCCCAACCTAAAATCAATCTAGAGCTTTTGGAATCAATTCAAGTTGCAGTCCACCTCCAGTTCAGCCACCCTTCCATATAATTTCCTCCGATTTTCTTATCCATTTTATAGTACATCAACCCTATATACCACCCGTGCATGCATACACCGCAAAAGTTAACCCAAAAGTAGTCCATAGCTACATTCAactatttagatttttcttaaagaaataaattagaaaatctCTTTTTTGTTCATTTACTTGTTTCAGTGGTTGCTTGACCTCCGAATAAAAATCCACCACCTATTTCCGACACTTGGAATTATTTCAAACCAATTAGTACCAGTTTTGCCGCCACCCGAGACTCTGAATATGTAACCCTGTTTTTGACCCTAGGGATTACTATTTGCTGACGTTACGAAACTATTCAAATCTACCTGACCCTTAGTCTAATATACTTTTCCATCAGCTCGTCACTTTAAGTGGTGTACAATCGTACCATCGCATGTAGTTTTATTACAATCAACCAGCatcttaaaaaaactcaagtTCACTTCATTCTCTACAAACCAACTTCAGTCCATAAACATTCTCTTCTGATACACTAAATCATGGTCTTTTGTATGCACACAATTCAAactatttttcctattcaaTGGCTTGCTAAATTGGAATCTTTAACCAACCATCCATCTTTCAATGTTCCCTTTTATTCAAACCGACATCATATCTCTAGTTATACCTTAGTCTAAGTCCAATTCCCTCTAACGTAGCACATAAATCAATTTCGTATTTTGTGAAGCCACATAAAATCATATCATAATCTGTTGACCCTTTCCATCACCAATTTTCACTTCCACCATCCATCACTCCAACTCTAAATCATAATGGTTTAGGTCTATAGACTTAATCTTAGTTATAAATTGAGAATAAAAGTCTTCCAAATCCGTCCAATCACCTATTCAATTATCATCTCTCTTCATCTCcactttatcatttatttgtaGATTTTACTCTTATAGAGTCATTCGTTGTTATTCTTGTGTGTGTCCTAGATCGTAAGGAAGGAGTCTACCAAGCCCACAGGAGTTGACGTGGACTCAAAAGACTACGATGAAGCTTCTAGAAGACCACATTTCGTATGGCAAGCCATGAACCCGTCCTTAAGAACCTAAGTAGAGAAACACTTAGTTATTtcatgtattatttatttaccatataaagttattttggtgTATGATtacttttaaataatcatgttaTATTAGTATTGTCATGTATCTAACTAATTCATTAATATTGTTGATACAATGAATTGCTACATCATGTTCCTCGAAAACCTACGCATAGGATTGTATACTGTAGAATAAAGTTGTAGTGGGTAATACCACCAAATCTCTACACTTATACGTTTATTTTGCCCATCGTCATGTGGTTGCTTTGGCGGGCCATGACAAAATGTTATCTCATGCGAGTCACTCACTTGGAGTGGCATGAAAGTTAACTCCAAGCGAAGATGGTGTTCTAGAATGTGAGGCCATTCGTTATTGTGTTCTAAATGTGCATGTGTATGTGCTAGCTTTGGTTGCTTTCTCGGATATAAGGACAATCCCTTATGCCacgtaaaattatataatttacgCTCATTCATAGGATTGGGCAATCGGATTAAACCTATTACAGGTCCTAATGTATGAAAGATTGTTAGGTGACTTTATGAATAGATAGGGATGGATatgtgtaaaaaaagaaaggttgTGGCTAGAATGACATGATCTCACAAgtggtactccctccgtttcataatgtaagactttctaacctcgtctagattcatatgggtgctaatgaatatatatatagaaaattatatcCTATTACCAattgtagctactcccttcacgtccATGATGAGAAAcactttcataactgtttctgctctcaCCCAAAAGAATGTATAGACACtgttaaatctcatatgaatgaCACAACCATAtatagagtttgtattttctgttggaagagagcagaaatatgtatggagatgTTTcgcaccttagacgtgaaggaagtagctacacctgatagtaggatagaggcttccacacacacatatatatatatatatatatatatatatatatcaattgatgaatttatacgagactaaaaagtcttacaatatgaaacgaagatAGTATCTATGAAAGTAGCGAGGGATGTTATGCCTTCCTTTGGTCGAGTAAGTGCTCGACTGCTACGACAAGGACTATTCTATTGTGCAATAACTAGTAGTATATGGGACTCTAGAACGGCTAACGAGATTTTGAATACtagtaattaagtattaattattaatattttgaaaaatattttttacaaaattaaaaaacttttatataaaaattttctcatggAATACACCATATGGAAATTTAAGAAAACATGCTAACAAACAAACGAGGAATTAAGCAATTTAGGAAACGTGCTAACAAAAAGGAATTAGCAAAGCCATTGAACTTTTTAGAACAGGACATCGTATAGATGAGAGCGAGAGGATCGTTGGAGAAAAGGGATGTATTTTCCTTGCACAGGTCTCCTCAACAATTCAATACCAACAAATCCTTTTCATGATGAACTGAAGGTATAGGCTATATTTACCTTGGAGTGAAATACACTGGCGACCATTAAACTTGTATTCATATGTTATCTAGGTTCCTGAATTcgcaaaatgcatttttggttctCCGAACTTTtgcgggggtgtcatataggtccaaacgggctccgacccgctccattcGTTGACATAACATGTCACagtggcgcctacgtgttggtgaAGTCATGTGGATCCCACGTGTCAGTATTTCTCTCATTATTCTtttctcccttctcgtaggcgccaccatagcatgccacgtcagcggatggagtaGGTCGGAGCTCGTTTAGagctatatgacacccccggacaagttcgtggacccaaaaatacattttaagagTCCAAGGATCTACATGACGCATACACACAAGTTTAAAGACTGCTGGTACACTTCACTCTTTATCTtgctatagaaataaaaaagctGCTGGAGGTGTTCATCATAATTTGCTTCACAAAAACAGAAACTCCCCGagtatattaatatgattagaGATCTGATCACGATCATCCTTACAACCTTTCTTTGAAAATGGCAAGATAACAGTAGTATATATGATTACAATTACCAACCAAAAATAGGGCGCCTTTACAACACTGGATGCACTACATTACTAACACTAAATGATTCATTTGGTTGTAGATAAGTAAAAAAGAGGAACAAGGAATGAACAAGCCCTTCAATGGGCACCCACATACGTTTTCACTACATAAATACTGTGCATCACCTTTCTACTCCATGGCAGATCCATTCCTGCCTGCCTTATTGAGACACAAGTTTGTACAAGAACAGCAATGCCAACACCTTCTGTTCAGCCCACCCAATTAATTTACCACCAAAGCAATAATAAAGAATGCTGGACAATCAAACGCAGTTTGGCTGTACTTGGTGGCCGAAGTTCACAAGGTTGCCGCAGCCTCCGGTTTGCCCAAATATTGCAGATATGAGGCTGAGCTACCACCATGGGACAAAAGCAACGCATGACCTTTCGTGTTTCTATCTACACAGAACCAAGTGCGTATAATTACGGGCACAAGCACCTGCAAAAATATTCCTTCAGCACACATCGATAGGGGAGTTGACTCCCTAGTTGCAATCCAGACCACACTCTTCCAGAAGTGGACCATCATTCTTTGCCAAGAACGGATCAATCCGGACCCAGAGGAGTGAGAAGATTGAAGCCAGAAGAATGGACCAGACAATAACAATTGTTGGTGTCCTGTTTTGCCTTCCAACCAAACCTTTGAGGAATGGGTAAAGATGGACGATCACCCAAAATGCAAAGAAGAGCTTCCCGAAGAGGGGTCCCCATGATTCATACCCATTATTGATTGCATTTGAAACACCAGCAACCACACCAATGAAGTTCAATAAGAGTAGAGTGGTTGGAGGTATCAGCAAAGTAGTCCATTTGAATGTATACAGCTCTGAGAACTCTTCATCATCCCCACCTTTTGATGTAACAGTGAAGCTCGTATCTATACCAGCTATGACCTTCAGAAGTCCCTGGAACAGAGCAAAGAGGTGTGAAGAGACACCTCCAATGACCCAAAACTGCTCATTTCTCCACCAATCATCAATGCCTACACCACTCCATCTCATTTCCAGGATGCCAGTAGCAAAAATGCAGATAAAAAGTGCCATGAACCAGAGACTAGCAACATTCGTAAGCTGCATGATGGAATCAAAAGTGAAATGTAAGGTTCAAATTGCAGCAACTGCACACCAAACAGAACTCTAAGTTGAATAATATTTACCTCTGGAGTGATAAATTTCCCAGTTAACAAACAGATAGCTGGCAATGTACAATAAGCCAAGAGTGGAATGGACGTAAAGGGATATACAATGGAATTAATGTAGGAAAATCTTTCCAAACATTTTAGTCCACCACCATATCCATACCAAAGAGGGCAATGGTTGCTGAAGAATATTTCAACAGACCCAAGAGCCCATCGAAGAACCTGGTGAAGACGATCAGAAAGATTGAGTGGTGCAGAACCTTTGAACGCAGGTCGTTTAGGTATGCAGTAAATCGACCTCCAACCATGGCAGTGCATCTTAAAACCAGTTAGAATATCTTCTGTGACTGATCCATAAATCCAGCCAATCTGCAACAAAGATATGATTAACTAGGTAACAGATGTTTAAGTCAAGTAATGAGTGCAAAACCAAGATCAAGCCCCCTACCTCTTTCCCCCAGTCTGTCTTATCTTCATATCCACAGCTTATGACATGTATTGCTTCCTTTAGAAGAGATGCTGGACTTGCGCTTTTCAAAGTTCCACCATTCTCAAGAAGTGTGGATGCAACAAAAACAGAAGATTGGCCAAATTTCTTTTCCAGCTTCTGCTGATTTACTATACCAGCCTTTTCATTTTCAGCTCCTGCCAAAAATATTGCaggattaatatatgctaTTACTACAAAGACGTTTCAGGAAGAAACACAACATTTTGTTTAGAGGTTCACATACCTGGTGCACCTTCTTCAATTTCACCAAGTGCATATGCAGGTGATTGGTTTTCTGCTCTCTTGAAAAAagatcttttcttcttctctgttTTAGGTTTTGTGGTTTTCTTCTTGCTCTTCCTGTCACCAAAGCAGCAACAGCAAATGCACCACTTAGGCCAGCAGTTGCAGGTCCTTGAAGGAGGCTTCTTCGTCTTGGGGGCATCATAACCATATAATGCTTGCCTTCTAAAGACACATCCGGTACCAACATAGATGGGGCCTTGGATACCATCCAAGCCTTTCATGTTGATCTGTAACAAGAAAATATTAGATAAACTGCAAGAAAATTAAGTAACTTTAGTATGAGTATCTCAGAAACATGGTGCAAACTTACATCGAAGAAGACCACATTCCTATTGGCATATCGATCATGACGATCAATCCCATCGAATCTCTGAGGGAATTGCACATAGCAAACCTTCTTTCCAACCAAAGGGTCCATCATAAAACACATTGCTTCCTTTATAGCCTTGCTATTGTTGATGTAGTGATCACAATCCAAGTTCAGCATGTATGGAGCATTAGTTAGAACAGCAGATACTCGGACCTGTGAAACAACCAGCAATATATTAAACATATTATATGTTGTTAATACAAGACTATACAGGCGatagaaaaccaaaaaaaaaacatcaaagaaATTGTCTTTTACCAATGCATTCATGGCACCAGCCTTCTTATGATGGTTATAACCCGGTCGTTTTTCTCTTGAAACGTACACCAACCGAGGCAGCTCATTTCCTTCGATGTCATGGCCGCCGCTTTGGCCAAGGAAGACCTATTCATTGAGAAAGTTTAACTTATTTATTGTCATAATGCAAGAGTAGGAAGGGGATCCATCTAAATGCGAGCATATATACTGTGTACCGACCCAATCAACCAAACATACCTGAATCATTCCAGGATGATCGCGAACATTGTTTCCAGGCCAGGGAGTTCCATCTTGCATTGTCCAGCCTTCCTCAGGAACTTTCTGAGCTTTAGCAACCAAGGCATTGATTCTCACCTTGAATTCCTCATACTCTCTCTGGAAAATACAAAGCTTCGCCTAATTAACATTAcaataaaatgaaaacaaagagCAAATCACTTCTGAGAAGACCGAACATTTCACCTTCATTGCTCTCCTCTCCCTAACGAAGTATGGTGCCACCTTATCCTTCAGGTAGTCTATCTTCTGTTGGAAGTACCACTCTGGAGCACGTGGTTCAATGGTGTACTTTTTGCAGAAAGGAACCCATTTCTTTGCAAATTCAGATGTCTCGGATAATGCCTCAAATGTCAGCATTGCAGCACCATCATCAGAAACATAGCATGAAACCTTATCAACTGGATAGTCTACCGCAAGGATAGATAGAACAGTGTTTGCTGTGACCAAAGGAGGTTCCTTCAAGGGATCCACCGTACTGACAAAGAAATCAATTGGTGCAAGTTGAGATGTTTGGCCTTC includes:
- the LOC102711123 gene encoding probable cellulose synthase A catalytic subunit 3 [UDP-forming], translated to MEASAGLVAGSHNRNELVVIRRDGDPGPKPLRQQNGQVCQICGDDVGLNPDGEPFVACNECAFPVCRDCYEYERREGTQNCPQCKTRFKRLKGCARVPGDEEEDGVDDLESEFNWRDRNDSQYVAESMLHAHMSYGRGGVDINGVPHPFQPNPNVPLLTDGQMVDDIPPEQHALVPSFMGGGGKRIHPLPYTDPNLPVQPRSMDPSKDLAAYGYGSVAWKERMESWKQKQERMHQMRNDGGGKDWDGDGDDGDLPLMDEARQPLSRKVPISSSQINPYRMVIIIRLVVLGFFFHYRVMHPVPDAFALWLISVICEIWFAMSWILDQFPKWFPIERETYLDRLTLRFDKEGQTSQLAPIDFFVSTVDPLKEPPLVTANTVLSILAVDYPVDKVSCYVSDDGAAMLTFEALSETSEFAKKWVPFCKKYTIEPRAPEWYFQQKIDYLKDKVAPYFVRERRAMKREYEEFKVRINALVAKAQKVPEEGWTMQDGTPWPGNNVRDHPGMIQVFLGQSGGHDIEGNELPRLVYVSREKRPGYNHHKKAGAMNALVRVSAVLTNAPYMLNLDCDHYINNSKAIKEAMCFMMDPLVGKKVCYVQFPQRFDGIDRHDRYANRNVVFFDINMKGLDGIQGPIYVGTGCVFRRQALYGYDAPKTKKPPSRTCNCWPKWCICCCCFGDRKSKKKTTKPKTEKKKRSFFKRAENQSPAYALGEIEEGAPGAENEKAGIVNQQKLEKKFGQSSVFVASTLLENGGTLKSASPASLLKEAIHVISCGYEDKTDWGKEIGWIYGSVTEDILTGFKMHCHGWRSIYCIPKRPAFKGSAPLNLSDRLHQVLRWALGSVEIFFSNHCPLWYGYGGGLKCLERFSYINSIVYPFTSIPLLAYCTLPAICLLTGKFITPELTNVASLWFMALFICIFATGILEMRWSGVGIDDWWRNEQFWVIGGVSSHLFALFQGLLKVIAGIDTSFTVTSKGGDDEEFSELYTFKWTTLLIPPTTLLLLNFIGVVAGVSNAINNGYESWGPLFGKLFFAFWVIVHLYPFLKGLVGRQNRTPTIVIVWSILLASIFSLLWVRIDPFLAKNDGPLLEECGLDCN